From the genome of Anoplopoma fimbria isolate UVic2021 breed Golden Eagle Sablefish chromosome 1, Afim_UVic_2022, whole genome shotgun sequence, one region includes:
- the hmgb1b gene encoding high mobility group protein B1b isoform X2 has protein sequence MGKDPRKPKGKMSSYAYFVQTCREEHKKKHPEASVNFAEFSKKCSERWKTMSQKEKGKFEDMAKLDKVRYERDMKNYDPPKGQKKKRFKDPNAPKRPPSAFFLFCGDFRPKVKSEHPGLTIGDTAKKLGEMWNSSSAENKQPYERKAAKLKEKYDKDIVAYRTKGTVDSASAATADDDDEDEEEEDDDDDDDDDDDE, from the exons ATGGGAAAGGATCCAAGGAAGCCGAAGGGCAAAATGTCCTCATATGCCTACTTTGTGCAAACATGCCGTGAGGAACACAAGAAGAAGCATCCAGAGGCCTCTGTGAACTTTGCAGAGTTTTCCAAGAAATGCTCAGAGCGATGGAAG ACAAtgtcacagaaagagaaaggcaAGTTTGAAGATATGGCCAAACTAGACAAGGTGCGTTATGAGAGGGACATGAAGAATTACGATCCCCCCAAGGGCCAGAAGAAGAAGCGGTTCAAGGACCCCAATGCCCCCAAGAGACCACC gTCTGCATTCTTCCTATTCTGTGGAGACTTTCGCCCAAAGGTAAAAAGTGAGCATCCTGGTCTTACCATTGGAGACACGGCAAAGAAGCTGGGAGAGATGTGGAACAGCTCATCTGCAGAGAACAAGCAGCCGTATGAGAGGAAGGCTGCCAAGTTGAAGGAGAAGTATGACAAG GATATTGTTGCTTACCGCACAAAGGGCACAGTGGATTCAGCCTCTGCTGCTACAGCAGATGATGAcgatgaagatgaggaagaagaggatgacgatgatgacgatgatgatgacgatgatgagtAA
- the LOC129095773 gene encoding olfactory receptor 52E8-like, which produces MMIANLTGMRSFLILGFPGLSPKHYGPVSALLFFIYLAIAIENIFILTFVIFEKSLQKPTYLVFCHLALNDLTFGTLTLPRIISKYWFGDSIISFYGCFTQMFFVHYLGSVTSFMLLVMTLDRFIAICIPLRYPVLMTNNIISVLCGFAWFIPLPLVVAIVLHALTLPFCKSNIIAQCYCDHISITSQACGENVKIVQVTTLCMAMVCLLLPLAFIVFSYISILVVILKMSNAAGRKRTLSTCTPQIFITCLFYLPRCFVYVSNTVGFSFSLDVRIFLILWYSLLPAAVNPIIYCFKTQAIKEMLKKRLRKTKIGIKIQLSY; this is translated from the coding sequence ATGATGATTGCTAATTTGACAGGGATGAGAAGCTTCTTGATCCTTGGATTCCCTGGACTTTCTCCAAAGCATTACGGACCTGTGTCAGCTCTGCTTTTTTTCATCTACCTAGCTATTGcaatagaaaatattttcattttgacatttgtgaTCTTTGAGAAGTCTCTGCAAAAACCAACATATCTGGTCTTTTGTCACCTGGCTCTGAATGACTTAACATTTGGCACTTTGACTCTCCCCAGGATAATATCAAAATACTGGTTTGGTGATagcattatttcattttatgggTGCTTTACACAGATGTTCTTTGTTCATTATTTAGGATCAGTAACTTCGTTCATGTTGTTGGTAATGACTCTCGACCGCTTTATTGCAATATGTATTCCACTGCGTTATCCTGTCCTAATGACAAACAACATCATATCTGTGCTCTGTGGGTTTGCTTGGTTCATCCCTCTGCCTTTGGTGGTAGCTATTGTACTCCATGCCCTCACTTTACCTTTCTGTAAATCAAATATCATTGCTCAGTGCTACTGTGACCACATTTCTATAACAAGTCAGGCTTGTGGTGAGAATGTTAAAATTGTACAGGTCACTACTCTCTGCATGGCCATGGTTTGTCTATTGCTTCCTCTTGCATTCATCGTGTTTTCTTACATCTCTATCCTTGTggttattttgaaaatgtccaaTGCTGCAGGTCGCAAGAGAACCTTATCAACTTGTACCCCACAAATATTCATCACTTGCCTCTTTTACCTTCCCAggtgttttgtttatgtatctAATACTGTTGGATTTTCTTTCAGTTTAGATGTGCGTATTTTCTTGATATTGTGGTACAGTCTTCTCCCTGCTGCTGTTAATCCTAtcatatattgttttaagactCAAGCCATTAAGGAGATGTTAAAGAAGAGGCTGAGGAAAACTAAAATTGGAATTAAGATACAACTTTCATATTAA
- the hmgb1b gene encoding high mobility group protein B1b isoform X1 — protein sequence MRSKMGKDPRKPKGKMSSYAYFVQTCREEHKKKHPEASVNFAEFSKKCSERWKTMSQKEKGKFEDMAKLDKVRYERDMKNYDPPKGQKKKRFKDPNAPKRPPSAFFLFCGDFRPKVKSEHPGLTIGDTAKKLGEMWNSSSAENKQPYERKAAKLKEKYDKDIVAYRTKGTVDSASAATADDDDEDEEEEDDDDDDDDDDDE from the exons ATG CGATCCAAGATGGGAAAGGATCCAAGGAAGCCGAAGGGCAAAATGTCCTCATATGCCTACTTTGTGCAAACATGCCGTGAGGAACACAAGAAGAAGCATCCAGAGGCCTCTGTGAACTTTGCAGAGTTTTCCAAGAAATGCTCAGAGCGATGGAAG ACAAtgtcacagaaagagaaaggcaAGTTTGAAGATATGGCCAAACTAGACAAGGTGCGTTATGAGAGGGACATGAAGAATTACGATCCCCCCAAGGGCCAGAAGAAGAAGCGGTTCAAGGACCCCAATGCCCCCAAGAGACCACC gTCTGCATTCTTCCTATTCTGTGGAGACTTTCGCCCAAAGGTAAAAAGTGAGCATCCTGGTCTTACCATTGGAGACACGGCAAAGAAGCTGGGAGAGATGTGGAACAGCTCATCTGCAGAGAACAAGCAGCCGTATGAGAGGAAGGCTGCCAAGTTGAAGGAGAAGTATGACAAG GATATTGTTGCTTACCGCACAAAGGGCACAGTGGATTCAGCCTCTGCTGCTACAGCAGATGATGAcgatgaagatgaggaagaagaggatgacgatgatgacgatgatgatgacgatgatgagtAA
- the LOC129096750 gene encoding testis-expressed protein 26-like: protein MATKEGKQWWDPYETSHRRQFVYRPRSAAEILLCPTSTSFKDSYSGLFGSTVYNKDFSWKPPCKPECIRTGTASGQRRNNPHPSQSFMMWKLPRDGSRSSEYVGFPWKCPPSEGEMHKALTAQYSSIYRCDYMGMPQGHDHINNGEGRLARRYNRPEMPLSTDTEMRDNYRQPKQKLELLGNYSYYGCTDPNRACRGIVPTVVQRHTQQKRSDLTNYDRFCGKRVTNVTNMIKSLPPQELQQLHRTLPKEEKEAVKSAMSRNAYPTNGDQVNKPPPVVLHSCSPEWISSWPGPL, encoded by the exons ATGGCAACCAAAG AGGGCAAACAGTGGTGGGATCCATATGAAACATCTCATAGAAGACAATTCGTCTACCGGCCAAGGTCAGCTGCAGAGATTCTGCT GTGCCCAACGTCAACTTCATTTAAAGACTCCTATTCTGGACTTTTTGGTTCAACTGTGTACAACAAGGATTTTAGCTGGAAGCCACCATGTAAACCTGAATGCATTCGCACAGGAACAGCCTCGGGGCAGAGGAGAAACAACCCGCATCCCAGTCAG TCTTTCATGATGTGGAAGCTGCCTAGAGATGGCTCACGAAGCTCTGAGTACGTCGGATTCCCTTGGAAATGTCCCCCATCTGAGGGGGAGATGCATAAGGCCTTGACAGCACAGTACAGCTCCATCTACAGATGTGACTACATGGGTATGCCTCAAG GACATGATCATATTAATAATGGAGAAGGAAGACTTGCACGTCGGTACAACAGGCCTGAAATGCCACTTTCTACTGATACAGAGATGAGGGACAATTATCGCCAGCCAAAGCAAAAGCTTGAACTGCTGGGCAACTACTCTTACTATGGCTGCACAGATCCTAACAGGGCCTGTCGGGGTATAG ttcCAACTGTTGTGCAGAGACACACTCAGCAGAAAAGATCAGATTTGACAAACTACGACAGGTTTTGTGGAAAGAGAGTCACTAATGTCACAAATATGATCAAGTCTCTGCCGCcccaggagctgcagcagctacaCAGAACTTTACCCAAGGAGG aaaaGGAGGCTGTAAAATCTGCCATGAGTAGAAATGCTTATCCAACCAACGGGGATCAAGTCAATAAGCCCCCACCAGTTGTGCTTCATTCCTGCTCACCAGAGTGGATATCAAGTTGGCCAGGACCCCTCTAA
- the LOC129093359 gene encoding olfactory receptor 52E8-like, translating to MMIANLTGMRSFLILGFPGLSPKHYGPVSALLFFIYLAIAIENIFILTFVIFEKSLQKPTYLVFCHLALNDLTFGTLTLPRIISKYWFGDSIISFYGCFTQMFFVHYLGSVTSFMLLVMTLDRFIAICIPLRYPVLMTNNIISVLCGFAWFIPLPLVVAIVLHALTLPFCKSNIIAQCYCDHISITSQACGENVKIVQVTALCVAMICLLLPLAFIVFSYISILVVILKMSNAAGRKRTLSTCTPQIFITCLFYLPRCFVYVSNTVGFSFSLDVRIFLILWYSLLPAAVNPIIYCFKTQAIKQMLKKRLRKTKIGTKIQLSY from the coding sequence ATGATGATTGCTAATTTGACAGGGATGAGAAGCTTCTTGATCCTTGGATTCCCTGGACTTTCTCCAAAGCATTACGGACCTGTGTCAGCTCTGCTTTTTTTCATCTACCTAGCTATTGcaatagaaaatattttcattttgacatttgtgaTCTTTGAGAAGTCTCTGCAAAAACCAACATATCTGGTCTTTTGTCACCTGGCTCTGAATGACTTAACATTTGGCACTTTGACTCTCCCCAGGATAATATCAAAATACTGGTTTGGTGATagcattatttcattttatgggTGCTTTACACAGATGTTCTTTGTTCATTATTTAGGATCAGTAACTTCGTTCATGTTGTTGGTAATGACTCTCGACCGCTTTATTGCAATATGTATTCCACTGCGTTATCCTGTCCTAATGACAAACAACATCATATCTGTGCTCTGTGGGTTTGCTTGGTTCATCCCTCTGCCTTTGGTGGTAGCTATTGTACTCCATGCCCTCACTTTACCTTTCTGTAAATCAAATATCATTGCTCAGTGCTACTGTGACCACATTTCTATAACAAGTCAGGCTTGTGGTGAGAATGTTAAAATTGTACAGGTCACTGCTCTCTGCGTGGCCATGATTTGTCTATTGCTTCCTCTTGCATTCATCGTGTTTTCTTACATCTCTATCCTTGTggttattttgaaaatgtccaaTGCTGCAGGTCGCAAGAGAACCTTATCAACTTGTACCCCACAAATATTCATCACTTGCCTCTTTTACCTTCCCAggtgttttgtttatgtatctAATACTGTTGGATTTTCTTTCAGTTTAGATGTGCGTATTTTCTTGATATTGTGGTACAGTCTTCTCCCTGCTGCTGTTAATCCTAtcatatattgttttaagactCAAGCCATTAAGCAGATGTTAAAGAAGAGGCTGAGGAAAACTAAAATTGGAACTAAGATACAACTTTCATATTAA